The Streptomyces griseiscabiei genomic sequence CGGGCCGGAGGGCACCGCGCGGGTGGAGCTGACGGACGGCGACCTCGGTTCCTACCGTGCGGAGCATCCGCTGGCCCGGGTGATGCCGCTGGTCCGGGAGTTGCTGGGCACGTTCGCGTCGGACGGCGAGCATCTGCTGGCGGTGTGCGACGCGCAGGGCAGACTGCTGTGGGTGGAGGGGGACGCGGCGACCAGGCGGCGGGCGGACCGGATGAACTTCGTACCGGGGGCGCGCTGGGCGGAGTCCGCGGTGGGGACGAACGCTCCGGGTACGGCGGTCGCCGTGGACCGGCCGGTGCAGGTGTTCGCGGCCGAGCACTTCATCCGGCGGGTACAGCCGTGGACGTGCGCGGCGGCGCCGGTGCACGATCCGCGCACCGGACGGGTGCTCGGCGCGATCGACATCACCGGCGGCGACGGCCTGGCGCATCCGCACAGCCTCGGCTTCGTCCGGGCGGTGGCCAGGGCCGCCGAGTCCCAACTCGCCCTGCTCGCCCCGCCCGGGGCCGCGGCCGACGCGCTCGACCTGGCGGCTCTGGGCCGCGACGAGGCCCAACTCGTCGTCGGGGGACGGAAGATCCGGCTCAGTCGGCGGCACAGCGAGATCCTGGTGCTGCTCGCCCGGCACCCGGAGGGACTCTCCGGTGACGAACTGCTCTGCGCGCTGTACGAGGACGAGTCGGTGACGCCGGTGACGCTGCGGGCCGAGCTGGCCCGGCTGCGCCGGCTGCTCGGGCCGGGGCTGCTGGGGTCGCGGCCGTACCGGCTGACGGTTCCGGTCGAGTCCGACGCGGCGGCCGTGGAGCGGTGGCTGGAGACGGGTGCGGTGACGGCTGCCGCGTCGGCCTACGCGGGTCCGCTGCTGCCGGGTTCCCGGGCGCCGGCGGTCGTACGGCTGCGGCACCGGCTCGC encodes the following:
- a CDS encoding GAF domain-containing protein, with the protein product MTDPWVALEPGADPVERVRVLRRAHETFTQQGTVVRPVRSVVADSWRRSARAGVGPEGTARVELTDGDLGSYRAEHPLARVMPLVRELLGTFASDGEHLLAVCDAQGRLLWVEGDAATRRRADRMNFVPGARWAESAVGTNAPGTAVAVDRPVQVFAAEHFIRRVQPWTCAAAPVHDPRTGRVLGAIDITGGDGLAHPHSLGFVRAVARAAESQLALLAPPGAAADALDLAALGRDEAQLVVGGRKIRLSRRHSEILVLLARHPEGLSGDELLCALYEDESVTPVTLRAELARLRRLLGPGLLGSRPYRLTVPVESDAAAVERWLETGAVTAAASAYAGPLLPGSRAPAVVRLRHRLADGLRSALTARRDPDLLADWAHSPWGEDDLEVWRALATVRPAPAVRARLRELEAELSAPPGWGRLRSP